One genomic region from Leishmania braziliensis MHOM/BR/75/M2904 complete genome, chromosome 35 encodes:
- a CDS encoding putative elongation factor 1-alpha, whose amino-acid sequence MNRHNKFYAEMAGELEEDEYFDEDEDYNYDEEYEEEGEYDEVAYKAPARSEAPAPARMTKSTGKAAAPAAPALRVNPYTTISPQRDDDYDVLDIMLPQMHASWKVNAPAMLPLTESEAVTALRASNYSLGPAFLQLKAKRDEERSKRGGGILKVTAAAGPPKQTSTRPPVETAKQDGEEASNNEDSSPAPSASSGRTTATSRSLKGTSQRRTRQMLEMEPDREKPDCTFVIAGHVDAGKSTTLGHLLLLLGRVSSQDVERNEKAGRMLNKEACKYAWLLDQCEEERRRGVTIDSGSFCFETEHRRVHILDAPGHKDFVVSMISSATQADAAVLVVTAATSEFETGLQHGTKSHLRVLKTLGVGSIVVAVNKMDFVGYSQERYDYVVRELQLLMKQTRIPEEAIVGFCPISGMTGVNLTQRDAKAMPWYTGPSLIEMIDKCPLESRLVNSPLRLSLQDVQSTTLYAKVESGKFFTGDTVQFVPSEVRVVVKSIQKPTVAGTVLVAFAGETVEITTNSPVTGLYPGCVGCEQNLLIHSSTDFEAQIQTFRTLTKSILPGTTFTIIVHALTVRVQVVTLISKMDSRTGCWSKGMVKCVPPATQAMMLFRAECPIALEPATECRALGRFVLQQDGETVAGGLVTRVVDKQ is encoded by the coding sequence ATGAATCGACACAACAAATTTTACGCCGAGATGGCCGGCGagttggaggaggacgagtaCTTCGATGAGGATGAGGACTACAACTACGATGAAGAgtacgaagaggagggggagtaCGACGAGGTAGCATACAAGGCACCAGCGAGATCGGAGGCACCTGCACCGGCGCGCATGACCAAAAGCACAGggaaggcggcagcgcccGCGGCACCGGCCCTGCGTGTTAACCCTTACACAACGATATCGCCCCAGAGGGACGACGACTACGACGTGCTTGACATTATGCTGCCGCAAATGCACGCCTCGTGGAAAGTAAACGCGCCGGCAATGCTGCCACTCACGGAGAGTGAGGCGGTCACGGCGCTTCGGGCAAGCAACTACAGCCTCGGACCCGCCTTCCTGCAACTCAAAGCAAAGCGAGACGAGGAGAGATCCaagcgtggcggcggcattCTGAAGGTtaccgcagctgctggaccTCCGAAGCAAACTTCCACTCGTCCACCTGTTGAGACCGCCAAACaggacggcgaggaggcgagcAACAACGAGGATAGCTCCCCCGCGCCGAGTGCGAGCTCTGGCCGCACCACGGCCACTTCGCGGAGCTTGAAGGGGACttcgcagaggcgcacaagACAGATGCTAGAGATGGAGCCAGACAGGGAGAAGCCTGACTGCACGTTTGTGATTGCCGGCCATGTCGACGCCGGAAAGAGTACTACCCTGGGTCACCTCCTTCTGCTCTTAGGCCGCGTTAGCAGCCAGGATGTCGAGCGAAACGAAAAAGCAGGCCGCATGCTGAACAAGGAGGCCTGTAAGTATGCCTGGCTGCTGGACCAGTGCGAGGAGgaacggcgccgcggcgtcACCATCGACTCCGGCTCCTTCTGCTTCGAAACGGAGCACCGCCGTGTGCACATCCTCGACGCACCAGGGCATAAGGACTTCGTGGTTAGCATGATCAGCAGTGCCACGCAGgccgacgccgccgtgctCGTCGTGACGGCGGCCACCTCGGAGTTCGAGACGGGGCTGCAGCACGGCACAAAGTCTCACCTGAGAGTCTTGAAAACGCTCGGCGTTGGGTCAATTGTTGTCGCGGTCAACAAGATGGACTTCGTCGGCTACTCACAGGAGCGCTACGACTACGTGGTGCGGGAGCTTCAGCTTCTAATGAAGCAGACCCGCATTCCTGAGGAGGCCATCGTCGGCTTCTGTCCTATTAGCGGCATGACAGGCGTCAACCTCACCCAGCGGGACGCCAAGGCAATGCCGTGGTACACCGGCCCCAGCCTAATCGAGATGATTGACAAGTGCCCGTTGGAGAGCCGCCTGGTGAACAGCCCGCTTCGCCTGAGCCTGCAAGACGTGCAGAGCACCACCCTCTATGCTAAGGTCGAGAGTGGGAAGTTCTTCACAGGGGACACAGTCCAGTTCGTGCCGAGCGAGGTGCGGGTCGTCGTCAAGTCGATTCAAAAGCCCACAGTGGCTGGCACCGTTCTCGTCGCCTTCGCTGGCGAGACGGTGGAGATCACCACTAACTCGCCTGTGACAGGACTCTACCCGGGCTGTGTCGGCTGCGAGCAGAATCTGCTGATTCACAGCTCTACCGATTTCGAGGCACAAATTCAGACCTTTCGCACCCTTACCAAATCCATCTTGCCGGGGACGACCTTCACCATCATTGTGCACGCCTTGACTGTGCGGGTGCAAGTCGTCACACTGATCTCTAAGATGGACAGCAGGACAGGGTGCTGGTCGAAAGGGATGGTAAAGTGTGTACCCCCGGCCACACAGGCGATGATGCTTTTCCGCGCCGAGTGCCCTATTGCGCTCGAACCGGCGACGGAGTGCCGCGCGCTGGGGAGGTTTGTCCTTCAGCAAGATGGTGAAACGGTCGCTGGCGGTCTGGTGACTCGTGTTGTGGACAAGCAGTGA